From the genome of Zonotrichia albicollis isolate bZonAlb1 chromosome 20, bZonAlb1.hap1, whole genome shotgun sequence, one region includes:
- the TMEM200B gene encoding transmembrane protein 200B yields the protein MTAGSAESNGPMREAEPRGPKVPVPPVPPRRRGRLRRQPPTEPPLKGQLRMRSPAGAFVMVGISVVLVGMTIAVVGYWPHRGHGGTEASVGNTSVVGDMRREVVAGRHVPHSEKLKLIGPVIMGIGLFIFICANTMLYENRDMETRQLMQKGLYSLAVGLPGGTSPEDGHCLHRDSQPFPKANAECVEGCYQVDLSCQPCPSPGSKWSDCYGPNRLQAMAEFLQHPAASPAASLRSLRSTEANLSLPHGAGAESLLSSAVGALTLPIIKLNNCLLDGAARGAGGRVQRGPAEHPPKTSQFSIGDSTAPCGHNADGGGGHVVISMGDSCPGMEPLVELSPDVHLHTPGHSKSLDLGRPGVLLVAPIKDRKNRSWPRLDHVSLVGYAKLESTGESSDQLLEPSECPGQGQPLPSSWVVGMEQGTRV from the coding sequence ATGACTGCAGGGAGCGCCGAATCCAACGGGCCCATGCGGGAAGCGGAGCCCAGAGGGCCCAAGGTGCCggtgccccccgtgcccccgCGGCGCCGGGGCCGCCTGCGGCGCCAGCCCCCGACGGAGCCCCCGCTGAAGGGGCAGCTCCGCATGCGCTCACCCGCGGGTGCCTTCGTCATGGTGGGCATCTCTGTGGTCCTGGTGGGCATGACCATTGCCGTGGTGGGCTACTGGCCTCACCGGGGACACGGGGGCACCGAGGCCAGCGTGGGGAACACCAGTGTGGTGGGGGACATGAGGAGGGAGGTGGTGGCTGGGCGCCACGTGCCCCACAGTGAGAAGCTGAAGCTGATTGGCCCTGTCATCATGGGAATCGGGCTCTTCATCTTCATCTGCGCCAACACGATGCTGTACGAGAACAGGGACATGGAGACCCGGCAGCTGATGCAGAAGGGGCTCTACAGCCTGGCAGTGGGGCTGCCTGGGGGGACCAGCCCCGAGGATGGGCActgcctgcacagggacagccagcccTTCCCCAAGGCCAACGCTGAGTGCGTGGAGGGCTGTTACCAGGTGGACCTGTCCtgtcagccctgccccagccctggcagcaagTGGTCTGACTGCTACGGCCCCAACCGGCTCCAGGCCATGGCCGAGTTCCTGCAGCACCCGGCAGCTTCACCCGCGGCCTCTCTCCGCAGCCTCCGCTCCACCGAGGCCAACCTGAGCCTCCCGCACGGCGCCGGAGCCGAGTCCCTCCTGTCCTCAGCCGTGGGGGCCCTGACACTGCCCATCATCAAACTCAACAACTGCCTCCTGGACGGGGCAGCGCGGGGGGCTGGCGGGAGGGTACAGAGGGGCCCTGCTGAGCATCCTCCCAAAACATCACAGTTCTCCATCGGTGACAGCACCGCACCCTGCGGCCACAACGCTGATGGTGGCGGTGGCCACGTTGTCATCAGCATGGGTGACAGCTGTCCTGGCATGGAGCCGCTGGTGGAGCTGAGCCCCGATGTGCACCTCCACACCCCGGGACACTCCAAATCCCTGGACCTTGGCCGGCcgggggtgctgctggtggcccCCATCAAGGACCGCAAGAACCGGAGCTGGCCCCGGCTGGACCACGTCAGCCTCGTGGGCTACGCCAAACTGGAGAGCACTGGCGAGTCCTCGGACcagctgctggagcccagcgagtgcccaggccagggccagccgctgcccagctcctgggtgGTGGGCATGGAGCAGGGCACACGGGTCTGA